Below is a window of Halomicrobium mukohataei DSM 12286 DNA.
TGCCGACCGTCGCGCTGGTCGTCTTCGCCGGGTGGGCCGTCCTCTCGGTCGAGTACAGCGCCCCGCCGGCACGCTTCAAGACGACGCCGCTGCTGGACTCGCTGTCGAACGGGCTGTACGTCCTGCCGGCGGTGATCGCCTACGCCACCATCGAGGGTGCGCTGCCGCCGACGCTCGCGGTCGTCGGCGCGTGGCTCTGGTCGATGGGGATGCACACGTTCTCCGCGATCCCCGACATCGAACCCGACCGGGAGGCCGGGATCCGGACGACCGCGACGTGGCTCGGCGAGCGCCGAACCTACTACTACTGTGGGGCCTGCTGGGCCGCCGCAGCGGCCGCGTTCGGAGTCGTCCACCCGGTCTTTGGTGCGTTGCTCGGGCTCTATCCGGTGTTGATTTTCGGGATCACGCGTGCCGGCGTGGACGTGCATCGGGCCTACTGGTGGTATCCCGCGATCAACACGCTGGTGGGCATGTCGTTCACGCTCGTCGGCCTGTGGGTGATGCTGCATGGATGACCCGCTGGCGACGCCGACCCGCGAGCGGGCGCTGGATCGCCTCGACGAGCTGGTGCTGGAGAACCGCTTCACCATCGCCGTCGTCTTCCCGGTGACCGGGGCCGTCCTGTTGACCGCCAGCGCACTCCGTCCGCCGTGGCTGCCCGACGCGCTCGTCTTTCACCCCCTGTTGATCCTGCTGGGGACGCTGGTCATGCGGCTCCCGCTGGGGGCGGGACTCGCGCCCCTCGTCGACCGCAGGGCGGGGCTCGCGCTCGTGTCGCTGACGGCCTACGCCTACGCGATCGAGTTCGTCGGTATCGCGACCGGCTGGCCCTACGGCGAGTTCGCCTACGGCGTCTCGCTGGGTCCCATGCTGGCCGGCGAGGTCCCGCTGGGACTGCCGATCTTCTTCGTGCCGCTGGTGGTCAACAGCTACCTGCTGTGTACGCTGTTGCTCGGGGACCGGGCGACGAACCCGTGGCTCCGCCTGCCGGCCGTGATCGCGACCGTGCTGGCGATCGATCTGGTGCTCGACCCCGGCGCGGTCGCGCTCGGCTTCTGGGAGTACGGCGGCGGGAGCTACTACGGCGTGCCCCGCTCGAACTACGAGGGGTGGATCCTCTCGGGGACCGTGGCGGTCCTGCTGCTCGACTGGGGATTCGACTGGCAGACGCTCGGCGAGCGACTGCGCTCCTGCGCGTTCATGCTCGACGACATGGTGAGCTTCGTCATCCTCTGGGGGGCCATCAACGCCGTCTTCGGCAACTGGCTCCCGGTGGGGATCGCCGCCGTGCTGGGACTGGGGCTGGTCGCGACCGACCGCTTCGACGTGCCGACCCGACCGAGGTGGATGGGATCGTGAGCGACGAGTTCCCCGCACCCGAGGCAGTGACCGTCCTCGGCGTCGCCGCCGTCGTCGTCGGGGCGCTCCTTCCGTGGGAGGTCACCGCCGCGGGGACGACGGTCGGCCTCGGAGCCAACGGCTTCGTCGCCGTCCTCGCGGCCTTCGCCGTCCTGGCGACGGTCGCCGTTATGCGCGGTTCGGTGACCGCCGGCCGGGTGGCACTCGCGGGGGGCCTGGTCGCGGCGCTGGTCGCGGGCCACTGGATCGCCCTCGTGGCCGGACTCGACGGGGCCGGGATCGGGGTCGTCGTGTCGCTCCTCGGCGGCGTCGGGATCGCCGTCGGTGGCGGGCTCCGCCTCGTCCGTGGCGACTGACACCGTCGGAACGCGTTCATACGAGTGTCTCGACCCTGCCGCCGTCTGGCTACTGTAGCCACACGCTCGCGAACGAGTCGAAGTACTCCTCGCCGGTCTCGACCAGCACGTGGTCTCCACCCAGTGCCGTAACGCGGTTCGACACCGAATCGACGTGGGCGTCGAGGCGCGACCGGTAGGTCTCGGCCAGCGAGCCGCTGAAGTACGACCGGCGCGTCTCGTCGCTCTCGGGGTCGGCGAACAGCACGTCACCGACGACGCCGGGGTCCCGTTCTTCCGGGGCGACGACGCGGACCAGTAGCACGTCGGCGTCGTTGCGTGCGAGTGCGGCGATGCCGGCCTCCAGCTCCTCGGGCTCGGTCAAACAGTCGCTGAACACCACGACGAGCGACCGCGAGCGGATGCGCTCGGCGTAGGCCGCCAGCGACGACTCGAACGCCGCTTGCCCGGCGAGGGTCGACTCGTTCAACTGGTCGATAAGAGAGAGCAGTTCCCCCCGGTTCGACTGGCCGGTGTCGATACGGTCCACCCGGTCACGGAACGTACAAAAGCGGAAGTCGTTGTTCTCCGCCGCCGTGAGGTAGGCGAAACCGAGCGCGAGCTTGGTGGCGGACTCGAACTTGTGGCTCGACGCGTCCCCGTAGTCCATCGACGCGCTCGTATCGACGAGCAGGTGGACGGTCAGGCTCCGCTCTTCCTCGTACTGCTTGATGAAGTACTCCTCGGTCCGGGCGAACAGCTTCCAGTCGATCCGTCGCGTGTCGTCTCCCGGCGAGTAGCGGCGGTAATCGCTGAAGGTGAGGCCGTCACCGACCCGCGGCGACCGCTGGTCGCCCTGTCGAATCGAGGTCGTCTGGCGGTTCAGCGCGGCGCTGAACCGCCCGAGTTCGTCCAGAAAGTCCGGTTCGATAGTCACGGCTCGCCCTCCCGAAGTGGCCGGCCCGTCCGCGGAACTGCGATTCCCGGGGAACTCATTCCAGTAGCGACGCGACGAGGTCGTCCGCCGTCCGCCCCTCCCGCTCGGCCCGGAAGTCCACGACGATCCGATGGCGGAGCACGGGTGCGGCCAGTGCCTCGATGTCCTCGCCCGCGACGTGTGAGCGGCCGTGCAGGAACGCCCGCGCCTTCGCCGTCTGTACGAGCGCCATGCTCGCTCGCGGGCTGGCCCCGAACTCGATGTCGTCGGCCTCGCGGGTCCGGCGGACGAGCTGGACCGCTCGGTCGCGCAGGTCGTCGGCGATGGGCATCTCGCGGACCAGCTGCTGGACCGCTCGAATCTCCGTGCGGGTCAGCGAGCGCTCGACGGGCACCTGCTCCGCCCCGGCGGTGTTCATGTCGACGATCGTGCGCTCCTCGTCGTAGTCTGGGTAGTCGACCAGCAGCTTCAGCATGAAGCGGTCGGTCTGGGCCTCCGGGAGCGCGTAGGTCCCAGACTGGTCGATGGGGTTCTGGGTCGCGAGGATGAAAAACGGGCGCGGCAGTTCGTGGGTCTCGCCCGCGGCGGTCACCTGCTTCTCCTGCATCGCTTCCAGCAGGGCGGCCTGTGTCTTCGGCGTCGCCCGGTTGATCTCGTCGGCCAGCACGACGTTGGCGAACACCGGCCCCTTCTCGAAGACGAACTCGCGTCCGCTGTCGGTCTCGCGGATGATCTCGGTCCCCGTGATGTCGGACGGCATCAGGTCGGGGGTGTTCTGAATCCGGGAGAACTGGAGGTCGG
It encodes the following:
- a CDS encoding prenyltransferase translates to MSAALSDRLATLLPSEESRLGYLLWLSRPRFWLYLAGPVIIGVTYAADSSAQLFAPIAVALFAYFLIPANVFLYGVNDAFDADVDEYNPKKDEEEGKEVRFQRDPVVLATIALSGLAALAFVPFLPTVALVVFAGWAVLSVEYSAPPARFKTTPLLDSLSNGLYVLPAVIAYATIEGALPPTLAVVGAWLWSMGMHTFSAIPDIEPDREAGIRTTATWLGERRTYYYCGACWAAAAAAFGVVHPVFGALLGLYPVLIFGITRAGVDVHRAYWWYPAINTLVGMSFTLVGLWVMLHG
- the cruF gene encoding bisanhydrobacterioruberin hydratase, which gives rise to MDDPLATPTRERALDRLDELVLENRFTIAVVFPVTGAVLLTASALRPPWLPDALVFHPLLILLGTLVMRLPLGAGLAPLVDRRAGLALVSLTAYAYAIEFVGIATGWPYGEFAYGVSLGPMLAGEVPLGLPIFFVPLVVNSYLLCTLLLGDRATNPWLRLPAVIATVLAIDLVLDPGAVALGFWEYGGGSYYGVPRSNYEGWILSGTVAVLLLDWGFDWQTLGERLRSCAFMLDDMVSFVILWGAINAVFGNWLPVGIAAVLGLGLVATDRFDVPTRPRWMGS
- a CDS encoding DUF58 domain-containing protein, translating into MTIEPDFLDELGRFSAALNRQTTSIRQGDQRSPRVGDGLTFSDYRRYSPGDDTRRIDWKLFARTEEYFIKQYEEERSLTVHLLVDTSASMDYGDASSHKFESATKLALGFAYLTAAENNDFRFCTFRDRVDRIDTGQSNRGELLSLIDQLNESTLAGQAAFESSLAAYAERIRSRSLVVVFSDCLTEPEELEAGIAALARNDADVLLVRVVAPEERDPGVVGDVLFADPESDETRRSYFSGSLAETYRSRLDAHVDSVSNRVTALGGDHVLVETGEEYFDSFASVWLQ
- a CDS encoding AAA family ATPase, whose amino-acid sequence is MRSEQDIDALQRKIADAREQIGTRIVGQEEVLEQLLVCILADGNALLESNPGLGKTTMVRTVAAVTDLQFSRIQNTPDLMPSDITGTEIIRETDSGREFVFEKGPVFANVVLADEINRATPKTQAALLEAMQEKQVTAAGETHELPRPFFILATQNPIDQSGTYALPEAQTDRFMLKLLVDYPDYDEERTIVDMNTAGAEQVPVERSLTRTEIRAVQQLVREMPIADDLRDRAVQLVRRTREADDIEFGASPRASMALVQTAKARAFLHGRSHVAGEDIEALAAPVLRHRIVVDFRAEREGRTADDLVASLLE